A genome region from Erigeron canadensis isolate Cc75 chromosome 3, C_canadensis_v1, whole genome shotgun sequence includes the following:
- the LOC122590868 gene encoding K(+) efflux antiporter 2, chloroplastic-like, giving the protein MKLSCSFRISDRQVSSCGTFEQLNLQSTFGYNFLGNTSYVSKIGSRKKLITFSRHGFNSNQIDKGQLNICLKGSNGPKYSFCILKTSRGKLKTACLGNDSINLINGTGRDVESIETKNGENSIDEETSHSPDKKKDSKDKEEEAEVPTLDELKELLQKALKELEIAQLNSTMFENKAQRISEAAIALKDEALNAWDNVNSALIAIEEIVKEEDPTKEAIKRAKMALSLAEARHQVALESLEVAKEKGLKDGSADNESEEENLILLREEETLLAAQKDMTECRVNLENCEKALIRLQNRKDELQREVVLLNEVAEKAQTNALKADEDVANIMLLAEEAVAFELEATKRVNDAEIALKKAEKVLAISLADSSEKKVSQSVSPTLDGETIGDEKATERNLFETDADGDSDVTIDGPLSEPIHDVEINFQGQMSEDPRYSDDSDKEIGETSKDTESDAEKTKTGAQMKKAETQKDFTKDSSPLNSPKALLKKSSRFFSASFFSLEDGTEFTPATVFQGLSESVRKQLPKLLVGALLVGASFAFYAKQEQRIDKQFQQPNVISTRIDEFSSNVEPLVSQIRKLPERAKKLIDTLPHQEINEEEASLLDMLWLLLGSVIFVPIFQKLPGGSPVLGYLTAGILIGPYGLSIIRNVHATKAIAEFGVVFLLFNIGLELSVERLSSMKKYVFGLGSAQVLVTATVVGLMAHFVCGQLGPAAIVIGNGLALSSTAVVLQVLQERGESTSRHGRATFSVLLFQDLAVVVLLILIPLISPNSSKGGIGFYAIAEALGLAAVKAVVAISAIIAGGRLLLRPIYKQIADMQNAEIFSANTLLVILGTSLLTARAGLSMALGAFLAGLLLAETEFSLQVESDIAPYRGLLLGLFFMTVGMSIDPKLLVSNFPVIMGSLGLLIVGKTVMVAAVGRLFGVSLISAIRVGLLLAPGGEFAFVAFGEAVNQGIMTPQLSSLLFLVVGISMALTPWLAAGGQLIASRFEQHDVRSLLPDESETDDLQDHIIICGFGRVGQIIAQLLSERLIPFVALDVSSDRVAVGRALDLPVYFGDAGSREVLHKIGAHRACAAAITLDSPGANYRTVWALSKYYPNVKTFVRAHDVDHGLNLEKAGATAVVPETLEPSLQLASAVLAQAKLPMSEIVATINEFRSRHLSELTELSETSGSSLGYGFSRIMSRPKSSPDSSVDDNQISEGTLAI; this is encoded by the exons ATGAAGTTGTCATGTAGTTTCCGGATTAGTGATCGTCAAGTATCTAGTTGTGGAACATTTGAGCAGCTGAACTTGCAGTCGACTTTTGGTTATAACTTTCTTGGCAATACAAGTTATGTATCAAAAATTGGCTCTAGAAAGAAATTGATTACTTTTAGTCGTCATGGTTTTAATTCAAATCAAATTGACAAAGGCCAACTGAATATTTGTTTGAAGGGTTCCAACGGGCCTAAGTATTCATTTTGTATACTCAAGACATCAAGGGGGAAGCTTAAAACAGCTTGCCTGGGAAATGATTCAATCAATTTAATCAATGGGACCGGAAGGGATGTGGAATCTATTGAGACTAAAAATGGAGAGAATTCAATAGACGAAGAAACTAGTCATAGTCCAGATAAGAAAAAGGATTCAAAGGATAAGGAAGAAGAGGCAGAGGTCCCTACTTTGGATGAATTAAAGGAGTTGTTGCAGAAGGCACTAAAAGAATTGGAGATAGCCCAACTCAATAGTACCATGTTTGAGAATAAGGCTCAAAGGATATCAGAAGCAGCAATAGCACTAAAAGATGAAGCATTAAATGCATGGGATAATGTCAACTCAGCATTAATTGCTATTGAAGAGATTGTGAAAGAAGAGGACCCCACTAAAGAAGCTATTAAGAGAGCGAAAATGGCCCTTTCCTTGGCAGAGGCTAGGCATCAGGTGGCTCTTGAATCATTAGAAGTTGCAAAAGAGAAAGGCTTGAAAGATGGTAGTGCTGACAATGAAAGTGAAGAGGAAAACTTGATTTTATTAAGAGAAGAGGAAACTCTCTTAGCTGCTCAGAAGGATATGACAGAGTGTAGGGTGAATTTGGAAAATTGTGAGAAAGCATTGATTCGATTGCAAAACAGAAAAGATGAGTTGCAAAGAGAAGTCGTTTTGCTGAATGAAGTTGCTGAAAAAGCGCAAACGAATGCTTTAAAAGCTGACGAAGATGTGGCAAACATAATGCTTTTAGCAGAGGAAGCTGTTGCTTTTGAACTTGAAGCTACGAAACGTGTTAATGATGCTGAGATTGCATTAAAGAAAGCTGAGAAAGTTCTTGCCATCTCTCTTGCGGATAGTTCTGAGAAGAAAGTGTCCCAAAGTGTGTCACCAACTTTAGATGGGGAGACAATAGGTGACGAAAAGGCCACTGAACGGAATTTATTTGAAACCGATGCTGATGGAGACAGTGATGTGACAATCGATGGTCCTCTGAGTGAACCAATACATGATGTCGAGATAAATTTTCAAGGCCAGATGTCTGAAGATCCTAGATATTCGGATGACAGTGACAAAGAGATTGGGGAAACATCCAAAGATACTGAAAGTGATGCAGAAAAGACTAAGACTGGAGCTCAGATGAAAAAGGCAGAAACACAGAAGGATTTCACTAAGGATAGCTCACCATTGAATTCCCCAAAAGCATTATTGAAGAAATCATCTCGTTTTTTTTCTGCGTCGTTTTTCTCTTTGGAAGATGGTACTGAGTTTACACCGGCAACAGTTTTTCAGGGGCTTAGTGAATCAGTGAGAAAGCAACTACCTAAGCTATTAGTTGGGGCTTTGCTCGTTGGCGCCAG TTTTGCTTTCTATGCCAAACAAGAACAGCGAATTGACAAACAGTTTCAGCAGCCAAACGTTATCTCCACCAGGATTGATGAATTCTCGTCCAATGTTGAGCCCTTGGTCAGCCAGATTAGGAAATTACCTGAAAGAGCTAAAAAGTTAATTGATACGTTGCCACACCAAGAG ATCAACGAGGAAGAAGCTTCTCTTTTGGATATGTTGTGGTTGTTGCTTGGTAGTGTAATCTTTGTGCCTATATTTCAGAAACTTCCAGGAG GAAGTCCTGTTCTTGGGTACTTAACTGCTGGCATATTGATTGGACCTTACGGTCTCTCGATTATACGCAATGTTCATGCAACGAAAGCAATAGCTGAATTTGGAGTTGTTTTCCTGCTTTTCAATATTGGCCTGGAG CTTTCAGTTGAAAGGCTGAGTTCAATGAAGAAATATGTTTTTGGATTGGGTTCCGCTCAG GTGTTAGTGACAGCAACCGTGGTAGGCTTGATGGCTCATTTTGTTTGTGGACAGCTTGGACCTGCTGCAATTGTCATTGGTAATGGGTTGGCATTATCTTCTACAGCAGTTGTCCTGCAG GTATTACAGGAAAGGGGAGAGAGCACATCACGTCATGGACGAGCCACATTTTCTGTTTTACTTTTCCAG GATCTGGCTGTTGTTGTTTTGTTGATTCTCATACCTCTTATTTCACCTAATTCATCCAAAGGAGGG ATTGGATTTTATGCAATTGCTGAAGCTCTTGGATTGGCCGCTGTAAAGGCAGTTGTTGCTATCAGTGCCATTATTGCTGGAGGACGGCTG CTGCTTCGCCCTATTTACAAGCAAATTGCAGATATGCAAAATGCAGAAATATTTTCTGCAAATACTCTTCTGGTTATACTGGGAACTAGTCTACTTACTGCCCGT GCTGGCCTTTCAATGGCACTGGGAGCTTTTTTGGCTGGTTTGTTACTTGCAGAAACTGAATTCTCTTTGCAAGTTGAGTCAGATATCGCTCCATATCGTGGCCTCCTATTAGGTCTCTTTTTCATGACG GTTGGAATGTCAATCGATCCAAAACTTCTTGTTTCAAACTTTCCTGTTATTATGGGATCATTAGGACTTCTAATTGTTGGGAAGACTGTAATGGTAGCTGCAGTTGGTAGACTTTTTGGGGTATCATTAATATCTGCAATTAGAGTTGGTCTCTTACTTGCACCTGGTGGAGAATTTGCATTTGTCGCTTTTGGCGAAGCCGTCAATCAG GGTATAATGACTCCTCAGCTATCTTCGTTGCTGTTTCTTGTGGTGGGGATCTCAATGGCCCTCACACCATGGTTAGCTGCTGGAGGCCAGTTAATAGCATCTCGTTTTGAGCAGCATGATGTCCGTAGTTTATTGCCTGACGAAAGTGAG ACAGACGATTTGCAAGATCATATCATTATATGCGGGTTTGGACGCGTTGGCCAG ATCATCGCGCAGCTTCTTTCTGAAAGACTCATTCCATTTGTTGCTCTTGACGTCAGCAG TGACCGGGTAGCAGTGGGACGCGCACTTGATCTTCCTGTTTATTTTGGAGATGCTGGTAGTCGAGAG GTCTTGCATAAAATTGGCGCCCACAGAGCCTGTGCTGCAGCGATAACTTTAGATTCACCTGGTGCAAACTATAGAACTGTCTGGGCTCTTAGCAAGTATTACCCCAATGTTAAGACATTTGTACGCGCACATGATGTTGATCATGGACTCAACTTAGAAAAGGCCGGGGCAACAGCG GTCGTGCCAGAGACCTTAGAGCCAAGTTTGCAATTAGCATCTGCTGTTCTTGCACAA GCTAAATTGCCAATGTCAGAGATAGTAGCTACTATCAATGAGTTCAGATCTCGCCACCTATCAGAGCTTACCGAG CTCTCAGAAACAAGCGGAAGTTCTCTTGGTTATGGTTTCTCACGGATCATGTCCAGACCTAAATCTTCTCCGGATTCTTCAGTTGATGATAACCAAATCAGTGAAGGAACACTTGCAATATGA
- the LOC122590869 gene encoding pentatricopeptide repeat-containing protein At5g43790, with protein sequence MSKTTLMKTSSNPFTKHPLLQILKTKCKTLKTFKQTHAQLITTGLILHTYPLTQLLSTLLSSTLTTSLSYALTIFNQSSNPPTIFIFNTLISSILTHHNQHTHLAFSLYNQILSLKNIKPNSYTYPSLFKACGSNPIWVKHGQALHTHVLKFLDPIEHDHFVIASLVSFYSKCGKFRVCKYLFDRISRPDLGLWNCMLTAYNLNCKDSSLSMSVLCLFGDMQKSLIIKPNEVSLVALINACADLGAFSQGIWAHTYAVKNNLKLNLFVVTSLIDLYVNCGFLGFARQVFDELPEKDVFCYNAMIRGFATHGYGLEGIDLFKSMISEGLSPDDVTMVLIISACSHVGLVDEGREFFYTMREKYGVEPKLEHYGCLVDLLGRAGRLNEAMEILHTMPMKPNAIIWRSLLGASRNHGNLQIAEVALDNLVNLEPETSGNYVLLSNIYAHMNKWEGVKSVRRLMKDHGIDKVPGTSVLEIDGAFHEFLTADKTHPRSQEIYLKIDEINKKLHEYGHKARTVEVLFDLEEEDREDALSYHSERLAIAFALISSECGSPIRIIKNLRVCVDCHNYTKLVSIIYKREIIVRDRNRFHRFQDGSCSCLDYW encoded by the coding sequence ATGTCAAAAACAACACTTATGAAAACCTCTTCAAACCCATTCACAAAACACCCACTTCTCCAAATCTTAAAAACAAAGTGCAAAACCTTAAAAACATTCAAACAAACACACGCACAACTCATCACAACTGGTCTTATTCTTCACACTTACCCACTCACTCAACTCCTCTCAACACTCTTATCCTCCACCCTAACCACCTCCTTATCCTACGCGCTGACCATCTTTAACCAATCTTCAAACCCCCCAACTATATTCATTTTCAACACCCTTATTTCATCAATCCTAACCCATCATAACCAACACACCCACTTGGCATTTTCACTCTACAACCAAATTCTtagtttaaaaaacattaaaccaAATTCTTATACATACCCGTCTCTTTTTAAAGCTTGTGGGTCAAACCCCATTTGGGTCAAACATGGTCAAGCATTGCATACTCATGTGTTGAAGTTTCTTGATCCTATTGAGCATGATCATTTTGTTATAGCGTCATTGGTTAGTTTTTATTCGAAATGTGGGAAATTTAGAGTTTGTAAGTATTTGTTTGATCGAATTAGTCGACCTGATTTAGGTTTGTGGAATTGTATGCTAACTGCTTATAATCTTAATTGCAAGGATAGTAGTCTGTCAATGTCCgttttgtgtttgtttggtgATATGCAAAAGAGTTTGATAATTAAGCCAAATGAAGTTAGTTTGGTGGCTTTGATTAATGCTTGTGCTGATTTGGGTGCTTTTAGTCAAGGGATTTGGGCGCATACTTATGCGGTTAAGAATAATTTGAAGCTTAATCTGTTTGTCGTGACGTCTTTAATTGATCTTTATGTGAATTGTGGGTTCTTGGGGTTTGCACGccaagtgtttgatgaattgcCGGAGAAAGATGTGTTTTGTTATAATGCGATGATCAGAGGATTTGCTACTCATGGGTATGGACTTGAAGGGATTGATCTGTTTAAGAGTATGATATCAGAGGGGTTATCTCCTGATGATGTTACAATGGTGTTGATTATATCTGCTTGCTCACATGTCGGGCTTGTGGATGAAGGTCGCGAGTTCTTTTATACAATGAGGGAGAAATATGGGGTTGAACCAAAACTTGAGCATTATGGGTGCTTGGTGGACCTTTTGGGTCGAGCTGGGAGGCTCAATGAAGCCATGGAAATACTTCACACGATGCCTATGAAGCCTAACGCGATTATCTGGAGATCTTTACTTGGTGCATCAAGAAATCACGGAAATTTACAGATTGCTGAGGTAGCACTTGACAATCTGGTCAATTTAGAGCCTGAAACCAGTGGGAATTATGTGCTTTTATCAAACATATATGCACATATGAATAAATGGGAGGGTGTAAAAAGTGTAAGGAGACTAATGAAAGATCATGGCATAGATAAAGTACCTGGAACGAGTGTTCTTGAGATCGATGGTGCTTTTCATGAGTTTCTTACAGCCGATAAAACACACCCACGATCTCAAGAAATTTATCTCAAGATTGATGAGATTAACAAAAAGCTACACGAGTATGGGCATAAGGCAAGGACCGTGGAGGTGTTGTTTGATTTAGAAGAGGAAGATAGAGAAGATGCATTATCGTACCATAGTGAGAGGCTCGCGATTGCTTTTGCACTTATCTCATCCGAGTGTGGTTCACCAATTCGAATTATAAAGAACCTGAGGGTGTGTGTCGATTGTCATAATTATACGAAGCTAgtttcaataatatataaaagagagATCATAGTCAGAGATCGAAATAGATTTCATCGGTTTCAAGATGGGAGTTGTTCTTGTTTAGATTATTGGTAG
- the LOC122590871 gene encoding bifunctional protein FolD 4, chloroplastic-like, producing MAATAATMFLTNSSSSSSRLLKFNTTKHPNTILHFRPSISLQFRISNPKFPKSICSSSSATTAVEVNNETSATVIDGKRVAKDIREEVAVEISRMKDEIGIVPGLAVILVGDRKDSATYVRNKKKACDTVGINSYEVRLAEDCTEEEVLKHISEFNDDPSVHGILVQLPLPSHINEQNILNAVCIEKDVDGFHPLNIGRLAMRGREPLFVPCTPKGCIELLHRYDIPIKGKRAVVIGRSNIVGMPAALLLQREDATVTIVHSRTKNPEEITRQADIIISAVGQPNMVRGSWVKPGAVLIDVGINPIEDPECPRGYRLVGDICYEEASKVASAITPVPGGVGPMTIAMLLSNTLLSAKRIHNFR from the exons ATGGCGGCCACAGCAGCAACTATGTTTCTCACCAATTCAtcgtcttcttcatctcgtCTTCTTAAATTCAATACCACTAAACATCCAAACACTATTTTACATTTTCGGCCCTCCATTTCTCTTCAGTTTCGTatttcaaaccctaaatttcCCAAATCCATCTGTTCATCCTCATCAGCTACCACTg CTGTGGAGGTAAATAATGAGACTTCTGCGACGGTTATTGATGGGAAACGTGTTGCAAAGGACATACGAGAAGAAGTTGCTGTTGAAATTTCTAGAATGAAGGACGAGATTGGGATTGTTCCTGGGTTAGCCGTTATTCTAGTTGGAGACAGAAAGGATTCTGCGACTTACGTACGTAACAAAAAGAAAGCATGTGATACCGTGGGAATCAATTCTTATGAAGTGCGGTTGGCTGAGGATTGCACTGAAGAAGAAGTTCTTAAGCACATCTCAGAGTTCAATGATGACCCGTCTGTTCATGGAATACTTGTTCAGTTACCTCTGCCTTCT CATATAAATGAGCAGAACATCTTAAACGCTGTTTGCATTGAAAAAGATGTTGACGGATTCCACCCTTTGAATATTGGCCGTCTAGCCATGCGAGGGAGAGAACCATTGTTTGTTCCCTGCACACCTAAAGGGTGCATCGAGTTGTTGCATAGATATGACATCCCCATCAAAGGGAAGAGGGCGGTGGTGATTGGTAGGAGCAACATTGTCGGGATGCCCGCTGCTCTTTTACTTCAG AGAGAAGATGCTACTGTTACTATTGTCCACTCAAGAACAAAGAATCCAGAGGAGATCACTAGACAAGCTGATATCATTATATCAGCAGTCGGACAACCAAATATGGTCAGGGGTAGCTGGGTGAAACCTGGTGCTGTTTTAATTGACGTTGGAATCAATCCTATTGAG GATCCAGAATGTCCTAGAGGATATCGGTTGGTGGGGGACATCTGTTATGAAGAAGCAAGCAAGGTTGCTTCAGCAATAACTCCGGTTCCTGGCGGAGTTGGCCCAATGACAATAGCTATGCTTCTCTCCAACACCCTTTTATCTGCCAAAAGAATTCATAACTTCAGGTAA
- the LOC122590870 gene encoding protein O-glucosyltransferase 1-like, which translates to MGEATAVVGDHGGDHFDSCPAATSSSRKQTNTNNNYGMLVKNPGVSILVSVFLLTVFVTGAIFTRWVDVSIITAQFRQKEISTFQESESTNNDSSSSSSTPESCPEYFRWIHEDLKPWKDTGITLEMVEKAKEKAHFRLTIVDGRLYMEKYDYVFQTRDVFTIWGILQLLEVYPGKVPDLDLMFMCHDWPLVLKRDYPDNTSIIPPLFHYCGDDLTYDIVFPDWSFWGWPEVNILPWVKLSKDLEQGNKMKKWIEREPYAYWKGNTHTGRARKDLARCNSDDHHAQIHHLDWRRGFKDTDLASQCTHRYKIYVEGNSWSVSEKYILACDSMSLVITPHYYDFFSRGLTPTVHYWPINERKKCDSIKFAVEWGNNNTEKAQEIGKRGTEFTENELQMKFVYDYMLHLLTEYSKLFKYRPFVTKNAVEVCSCLDKGMVKEFKEISKAKGPSQNAPCTMHPPYDAEELQSLIEKKLNLTRQVEMWEARGHV; encoded by the exons ATGGGAGAAGCAACAGCTGTGGTTGGTGATCATGGTGGTGACCATTTCGATAGCTGTCCGGCAGCTACATCCAGCAGCAGAAAACAgactaatactaataataattatgggATGCTTGTGAAGAACCCGGGTGTGTCGATACTTGTGTCTGTGTTTTTGCTCACTGTTTTCGTCACTGGAGCTATTTTCACTCGTTGGGTTGACGTT TCTATCATAACAGCCCAATTTCGTCAAAAAGAAATTTCCACCTTCCAAGAAAGTGAAAGCACAAACAACGacagtagtagtagtagttcaACCCCCGAATCATGTCCCGAATACTTCCGATGGATTCACGAAGACTTGAAGCCATGGAAGGATACCGGAATCACATTAGAAATGGTGGAAAAAGCTAAAGAAAAGGCGCATTTCAGGTTAACCATAGTCGACGGAAGGCTTTACATGGAGAAATATGATTATGTGTTCCAAACGCGTGACGTGTTCACCATTTGGGGGATCCTACAACTCCTTGAAGTCTACCCTGGAAAGGTCCCGGACCTTGACTTGATGTTCATGTGTCACGACTGGCCGTTGGTCCTTAAAAGAGATTATCCCGACAACACGAGTATCATTCCGCCACTTTTCCATTATTGTGGCGATGATTTAACTTATGATATCGTTTTCCCCGATTGGTCGTTTTGGGGTTG GCCAGAAGTGAATATATTGCCATGGGTGAAATTAAGCAAGGATTTAGAACAAGGgaacaaaatgaaaaaatggaTAGAAAGGGAACCATATGCGTATTGGAAAGGGAATACACACACTGGGAGGGCTCGAAAAGATCTTGCCAGGTGCAACTCTGATGATCATCATGCCCAAATCCACCATTTG gATTGGAGAAGGGGGTTTAAAGATACGGACTTAGCAAGTCAGTGTACCCATAG GTACAAAATATACGTCGAAGGGAATTCATGGTCAGTTAGCGAGAAATATATTCTGGCTTGCGACTCGATGAGTCTGGTCATAACTCCTCATTACTATGACTTTTTCTCGAGAGGTTTAACCCCAACTGTTCATTATTGGCCTATTAACGAACGCAAAAAATGCGATTCCATCAAGTTTGCTGTTGAGTGGGGAAATAACAATACGGAAAAG GCGCAAGAAATTGGAAAAAGGGGAACTGAATTCACCGAAAACGAATTACAAATGAAATTCGTCTATGATTACATGCTCCATCTTCTAACAGAATATTCAAAGCTTTTCAAATACAGACCATTTGTCACAAAAAACGCCGTTGAAGTTTGTTCATGTTTAGATAAAGGTATGGTGAAAGAGTTTAAGGAAATATCGAAGGCAAAAGGTCCATCCCAGAACGCTCCATGCACTATGCACCCTCCTTACGATGCCGAGGAACTTCAGTCTTTGATAGAAAAGAAACTAAACTTGACGAGGCAAGTCGAAATGTGGGAAGCAAGGGGGCACGTTTAA